A genome region from Brassica oleracea var. oleracea cultivar TO1000 chromosome C2, BOL, whole genome shotgun sequence includes the following:
- the LOC106321033 gene encoding cyclin-C1-1: MAANFWTSSHYKQLIEQEEVDVVHPLDKERGISVEDFKLIKFHMSNHMIKLAQHIKVRQRVVATAVTYMRRVYTRKSMVEFEPRLVALACMYLASKAEESIVQARNIIFYIRKLYPDEYKYELKDILGMEMKVLEALNYYLVVFHPYRSLSEFLQDAAINDVNMNQITWGIVNDTYKMDLILVHPPYRIALACIYIASVHTEKDITAWFEDLHEDMNLVKNIAMEILDFYENYRSITEEKVNSAFSKLALKP, encoded by the exons ATGGCTGCCAATTTCTGGACTTCGTCTCACTA CAAGCAGCTTATAGAACAAGAAGAAGTGGATGTAGTTCATCCTCTCGACAAAGAACGTGGAATCTCCGTTGAGGATTTCAAGCTCATCAAGTTCCATATGTCTAATC ATATGATTAAATTAGCTCAGCACATTAAAGTCAGGCAAAG GGTTGTGGCTACCGCTGTTACCTACATGAGAAGGGTTTATACCAG GAAGAGCATGGTGGAGTTTGAGCCCCGTCTGGTTGCTCTTGCATGCATGTACCTGGCATCTAAAGCTGAAGAAAGCATAGTTCAGGCCAGGAATATCATTTTTTACATCAGAAAATTGT ATCCTGATGAATATAAATATGAACTAAAAGATATACTAGGCATGGAGATGAAGGTCTTAGAAGCACTCAACTATTATCTTGTTGTGTTTCACCCTTACCGCTCTTTATCTGA GTTCTTGCAAGATGCTGCAATAAACGATGTAAATATGAACCAGATTACATG GGGAATTGTAAACGATACTTATAAGATGGACCTCATTCTTGTACACCCTCCCTACCGCATAGCACTAGCGTGCATATACATTGCAAGTGTCCACACAGAGAAAGACATCACTGCATGGTTTGAAGATCTTCATGAGGACATGAACTTG GTGAAGAACATTGCCATGGAGATTCTGGACTTCTACGAAAACTACAGATCAATCACGGAGGAGAAAGTGAACTCCGCGTTCAGCAAACTGGCTTTGAAGCCGTAG
- the LOC106321043 gene encoding E3 ubiquitin-protein ligase RNF4-like gives MNAQELRAPRGILRRKASIDLNEAPGDQEGNSASVDAAPTVIIGGNLQARFLPSQPVPAMIDVDAIEDDVVESSASDFAEAIRKLTGSRRRRLTVGVESGGTTRLSPNKRRRVPPNQPVIDCENVPDTSKAPAPAPPPPEEPKFSCPICMCPFTEEMSTKCGHIFCKGCIKMAISKQGKCPTCRKKVTARELIRVFLPTTR, from the exons ATGAACGCACAAGAGTTGAGAGCACCACGTGGCATTCTTCGGAGAAAAGCTTCGATTGATCTTAATGAGGCGCCCGGAGATCAAGAAGGGAACTCTGCTTCCGTAGACGCAGCTCCTACGGTGATTATTGGTGGTAACCTTCAAGCGAGGTTTTTACCTTCTCAGCCTGTTCCGGCAATGATCGATGTCGATGCTATTGAAGATGATGTTGTTGAGTCATCCGCTAGTGATTTTGCTGAA GCTATAAGAAAATTAACAGGTTCACGCCGGAGGCGTTTGACGGTTGGTGTAGAGTCAG GTGGAACGACTAGATTGTCTCCCAACAAACGCAGAAGGGTTCCTCCTAATCAACCTGTTATTGACTGTGAGAATGTCCCCGACACCTCAAAGGCTCCAGCTCCGGCTCCTCCTCCGCCAGAGGAGCCTAAATTCTCATGTCCAATTTGTATGTGTCCGTTTACTGAGGAGATGTCAACCAAATGCGGCCACATCTTCTGCAAGGGATGTATAAAGATGGCGATATCTAAGCAAGGCAAGTGCCCTACTTGTAGGAAAAAGGTGACTGCGAGAGAGCTGATTCGAGTATTCCTTCCAACCACCAGATGA
- the LOC106324679 gene encoding uncharacterized protein LOC106324679, whose product MIQLLFVILFVEGAITFLLLIKIGPLRELVIKSLDQMKMGKGPATVKTIAGTMAVILFSNLMSIVKIQNKGAKLGTMSPMDQVLWRTHLLEASLMGVVLFLGFVIDRMHHYMRKLINFRGNVGSSREELEQLQKERTELKEKEEKASKEIKQLQEKLSSMSERVKKAETECKEKEKKLEAAETHVAALQKQSAELLLEYDSLLEDNQKLQSQILGKTKS is encoded by the exons ATGATTCAGCTACTGTTTGTAATTCTGTTCGTGGAGGGTGCTATTACATTCTTGTTGCTGATAAAGATTGGTCCTTTGAGGGAGCTTGTGATTAAAAGCCTCGACCAGATGAAGATGGGGAAAGGTCCCGCCACTGTGAAAACCATCGCTGGGACCATGGCTGTTATCCTCTTCTCCAATCTCATGAGCATTGTCAAGATCCAGAACAAAGGTGCGAAGCTCGGGACTATGTCTCCCATGGATCAGGTTCTTTGGCGAACCCACTTGCTTGAAGCCTCTCTAATGG GAGTGGTACTTTTTCTTGGCTTCGTGATTGACAGAATGCACCACTACATGAGAAAGCTGATCAACTTTAGAGGCAACGTTGGATCATCTAGAGAAGAACTTGAACAGCTCCAGAAAGAGAGGACCGAACTGAAGGAGAAAGAGGAGAAGGCGTCCAAGGAGATCAAGCAGCTTCAAGAAAAACTGTCATCTATGTCAGAGAGAGTTAAGAAAGCAGAGACGGAGTGTAAAGAGAAAGAAAAGAAGCTGGAAGCAGCTGAAACACATGTCGCTGCTCTCCAGAAACAGTCTGCAGAGCTGCTTCTTGAGTATGATAGTTTGCTAGAAGATAACCAAAAGCTCCAAAGTCAAATTTTGGGGAAAACTAAGAGCTAA
- the LOC106325723 gene encoding protein XRI1-like (The sequence of the model RefSeq protein was modified relative to this genomic sequence to represent the inferred CDS: added 21 bases not found in genome assembly): MDYGEDRICSSPSWNWPSQYCNNHQPQSSFSDVTECTMIEVTLNQEDHSYMFEDDDDESTTPVKACSESGYHQVTTDQTIMKPDVPRETRSAVKRRRMLQFEDQPMETSLFRSESLSSILRSSAREETFDELLLEGSQLIEDASASSFEGLDDLYADEWYVDCLNDPEAPTLPDDLSFGSPDDVHVDISEYLNLPPEAETSDVKRPVTRSSPNVIFKGRKSFSRQASSVIYPFSFIKPCGVHGDMTLKDINQKILTPPAKPKENKGETPVIQTSAFSGKPVVGKTKIRTEGGKGSITIMRTRG, translated from the exons ATGGACTACGGAGAAGATCG AATTTGCAGTAGCCCCTCATGGAATTGGCCAAGTCAGTACTGTAATAATCACCAGCCGCAGTCTAGTTTCT CTGATGTGACGGAGTGCACGATGATTGAAGTCACATTAAACCAAGAAGATCACTCCTACATGTTCGAGGATGATGATGATGAATCCACCACCCCAGTGAAGGCCTGTAGCGAGTCCGGTTATCATCAGGTCACAACAG ATCAAACGATCATGAAGCCGGACGTCCCACGTGAGACACGTTCTGCTGTAAAGAGGCGTCGGATGTTACAGTTCGAAGACCAGCCTATGGAAACATCCCTTTTCAGAAGTGAAAGCCTCTCTTCAATCTTAAGATCAAGC GCTAGAGAGGAAACATTTGATGAGCTTTTACTCGAAGGATCTCAGCTTATAGAGGATGCTTCTGCCTCAAGCTTTGAGGGCCTTGATGATCTGTATGCTGACGAGTGGTATGTTGACTGCTTAAATGATCCTGAGGCTCCAACCCTACCTGATGACTT AAGCTTTGGTTCCCCTGATGATGTCCATGTAGATATTTCAG AGTATCTAAACCTCCCACCAGAAGCAGAAACCAGTGACGTTAAACGACCTGTGACTCGTTCTTCTCCAAATGTTATCTTCAAAGGTAGAAAATCTTTTTCAAGGCAAGCGTCTTCTGTCATCTATCCATTTTCATTCATCAAACCATGTGGGGTTCATGGTGACATGACTCTCAAGGACATAAACCAGAAAATTCTAACTCCACCAGCGAAACCAAAGGAAAACAAAGGAGAGACTCCGGTGATCCAAACCTCAGCGTTCTCTGGTAAACCTGTCGTTGGAAAGACTAAGATCCGCACAGAAGGTGGTAAAGGAAGCATCACG